CGGGCGGCGATTCACCAGGCGGCGGCAAAGCGTCGGCCCGCCTGACGCCGCCGCCGCCGCTTCCTGGCGTTTTCCCAGGAAGCCGCCGCGCGACCGATCAACCTGCCAGCATCTCCACTACAGCGACGACCGCTGTGAAAACGCCGATGCATCCGCCCAGCGCAACTGCGCCTTTCATGAATTGCGACATACGTGTCCCCGTAAAGAGTGGTTGATGGCACGTATTTGACCTTAAATGAAAGGTAAAAGAAAGCTTGTCAAAAATAAAACGTAAGCTCGTGCGCGAAGTTCGGAGCATGCGGATGGCCGGCGCGCAGCGTCGCCCAAACGCGGTGACAGGTGCCCACACGGCTCGGCACGGGAGCCTCGGCAAAAGGCCAGCTTTAGAAGTTCAGAATCGAACGCCGCTTCAAGGTGCTTTTGCCGCAGCCGCCGTCGGCGCCGCTTTGACCGGCACGGTAGCCGCGGGCGGCGAACCACCGGACGCGCTCTGCGGATCGATCTCCCACCCGCCGCCGAGCGCGAGGAACAGGTTGACCTGATCGATCGCGACCTGGCCTTCCGCGGCCGCCGCCTGAGACTTCGTGGAGGTCAGTGTGCGCGTCGCATCCAGATCCGAAATGAACGACTCGCGCCCCGCGAGATACAGCCGATGCGTTTCATCCGCGGACGCGGCCGCCGACTTCACGGCGGCGCGCAAAGCGTCGGCGCGGGCGTAGTCCGACGCATAGGTTGCCAGACTGGTCTCGGTCTCGCGCAGCGCGGTGAGCACCACGCCGTCGAACTTCGCCAACGCCACCTGGCTCGACGCCTGTGCCTCGCGCACGCGGCCACGCGCGCCGTTCGCCGGGAAGGTCCAGCTGATCAGCGGACCGAAGCCCCAGCGCGCCGTGGGCGACGTGCCCAGGTCTTCCAGAACCCCGGTGAGACCTGCCGACGCGCCGATGCTCACCGTCGGATACAACGCCCCGGTGGCGACGCCGATCCGCGCCGTGGACGCCGCCAGTTGACGCTCGGCCTCGCGCACATCCGGGCGGCGCTTGAGCAGCGCGGCGCCGTCGCCGATCGGAATCGGCTGGCGGATTTGCGGCGGTCTGTCGCACGCGAGCACGGCGGGCGGCAAGTCGGACGGCGCGCGGGTGAGCAGCGCCGCGAGGCGGTACTGCGCGATCTTGCGGCGTGCCGTATAGCGCGGAATATCCGCCGACAGCGTGTCGACCTGGGTCTGCCCGCGTGTCACGTCGGGCTGATTGCCACGGCCCGCGTCGCGCAGGCGGCGCGAGACGTCCACGCGTTGCTTTTGCAGAGCCAGCGACTGTTGCGCGATCCTGAGTTCATCCGCTGCCGAACATTGTTCAACGTAGGAGCGCACCACGTCCGCCACCACGGTGATCCGGGCGAGATCGGCCGCGGCCTGGACGGACTCGCTGTCCGCTTGCGCCGCTTCCACGCCGCGCCGCAGCTTGCCGAACAGATCGATTTCATACGAGACGCTGATGCCGATGTCGCCTTCATTGACGACCGGCAGCTTTTCAGTGAGCAGGTATTGTTCGGCGGATTCCTGGGCGCGTTCGATCACCGCCGAGGCCTTGCCGGAGAACCCACCCTGTGCCTGCGCCACGCCCAGCGCTTCGCGCGAGCGCGCGAGATTCGCCGCCGCGACGCGCAGGTCGGTGTTCGATTGCAGCGCCTCGTCGACAAGTCGGTTCAGCACCGGATCGTCGTAGAGCTTCCACCACACGGGCGGCACGTTCCGCCGCGTGGTCAGGGCAGCGTCGGCGCCTTCGATCGGCGCATTGGCGAGCGGCGCGTTGACGAGCGCCTGTTGCGGCAGCGCATAGTTGGGACCGACGTTCATGCAGCCGTTCAGCGCGACAGCCAACGGCAACAGCGGCAATAAGGGCAGGGTGCGCGACAGCTTCATTGCGACGCGCCCGAGATGACCGCGGCCGACGCCGGCTGCGCAGCCGAAGCAACTGGAACAGCGGACGTAACCGAAGAAGAAGCCGGCGCCGACGACGCCGAAGAAGAACCCGCGGCCCCCGAGGCAGCCACCGCGCCCGACGCGCCCGCCTCCGGATGCTTCCTGCCGGCCGGCGCGAGATCGCGCACCGACACCGTCGCGGTGCGCCCCGCGATCATGCGGAAATCGGCAGGCACTTCGTCGAGCGCGACGCGCACCGGAATCCGTTGCGCGAGCCGCACCCAGCTGAACGCCGGGTTCACGTTCGGCAACAGATTCGAGCCTTGCGTGCGGTCACGATCCTCGATGCCGGCGACGATGCTCTGCACGTGCCCGCGCAGCACGTTCGGCTCGCCCATCACCTTGATATCGACCGGCTGGCCGATGTCGATGCCACGCAGCTTGGTTTCCTCGAAATAACCGTCGACGCGGAACGAATGCATGTCGACCACCGAGACCACCGCCCGCCCGGCCGCGACAAATTCGCCGGCGCGTGGCGCGCGGTCGTTCAGATAACCGTCGACCGGGCTCATGATCGTGGCGCGTTGCAGATTCAGCCTTGCGGTGTCGATGGCGACGTTCGCATCGGCGAGCGCGGCTTCGCCCTGTTCGACACGCGAGCGGCTTTCTTCCGACACCTCCGCCGCGACCAGGTTGCCAAGCTTGCGATTGCGCGCATCTTCGCGGCGCGCCTGGTCGAGCGTGGCGCGGCGTTGCTGCGCGGTGGCCTGCGCCTGGCGCAGCGCGAGCGTATAGCGCGCCTGATCGATCACGAACAGCACCTGGCCTTGCTTGACCTGCTGATTGTCCACCACCTCGACCGACGAGATCAGCCCCGAGATATCCGGCGCGACCTGGATCACATCGGCGCGCACGTGTCCGTCGCGAGTCCACGGCGCGAACATGTAGTAATCGACCAGTTTCCACAGCACGAGAGCCGCGGCCGCGACGACGATCAGGGTCAGCAGAATCTGCCCGACGGAGAACCAGGTTTTTTTCACGTTATTAGTCTGTGCGAAACGACAACGACAAGGCCCAGCACCAGCACATAGATGCCGAGATCGAAGATGGAGCGATGCCAGACGAAGCGGTAAAAGCCGACGCGCGTGAGCACCGTGCGGATCGCGAGGTTGATCAGATAGGCGAGCAACATCAGCACGAGCACGGCCGGCACGAACACGCCGAAAATATCGATTTCACCGATCATCGCGGAAAGTGGAAAGAGGGGGAGACGGCCGGATGCCGGTGACGGACTGTGCGCATCAGCTAGCGGCCTCCGGTTCTGGCCGCTTCGGCAGCATCAACGTGGCGGGGAACAGCGAAAGGCGCAAGCCGACCAGCGCGTGCAGCGCATCACGCAACTGGCGCGCCGAAGTCTGCGAGGTCGCGCCCGGTGCGCCGGCGTTGGCGAGTCCCTGGGCCGTCACGCGCGCCACGGCGGCGTCGATCGACGACATCAGGCTCTCGGGCACCGGTTCGCGCTTGCGGCGGGCGACACAGCTTTCGTAGTATCGACGCACGTCGTCGAGCACGTGGTCGATCGCGGCCGGCGCTTCGCCACCCAGCTTGTGGGTCAGGCGGCGCAGATCGAGCGCGTTGAAGGCGATGCGCAGATCGCGAAAGCTCTCGATCGACGGATGGCGATGGTCGTCGGTGGCGGCAAGCCGCGGGATCAACTGCATCAGGCGGTCGACCATGCGCGCGGCGAGATTGCGCGGATCTTCGATCGGCCGCGTCGACGCCGTGAGCGCCACGTCGGCCCAGCTCGAACGCAACAGACGGGCCGCCGCGAGTTCGGCGCCGAACGGGCGCGTTACGCGAGTCCACAGATACGCGTAGAGCAACCCGGCGAGGCCCGCGAGATTGCTGTTCATGAACACCAGAAAGTTGGCGTCGTACGCGTCCTGGATGCTGATGAAGGTGGCCGTGTTCACCGCGACCAGCACCGTGGCCAGATTGAACTGCGGGCGCGGAATCAGCGTGCCCACGAAGATGAACGGCGCGGCGAACATGATGACCAGCATGGGAAAGTCGTGCACGTGCGGCAGCACGACGAACAGATAGACGCCCGCCGCCACCACGCTGATGGCGGTCGCCACGAAGAAGCGGAACACGAACGGCGCGGGCTCGTCGAGCGCCGCGAAAAAACAGCACGCCACGGCGGCGAGCGTGACCGCGCCGGCGCCGTCGTTCCAGCCTGAACTGATCCACAGACTGCACGCGAGAATCACGGCCGCCGCCGCCGAGCCGGTCGAGAACAGCATGATGCCGCGATCGTAGAAGCGCTCGGTGCCGCCCAGCCGCCAATGACGGAAACGCGGGCGCCACGAGCCTTCTTCCAGCGTGATGATGACGCGCAGCGAGCGGCAGTCCTGCCAC
Above is a genomic segment from Paraburkholderia aromaticivorans containing:
- a CDS encoding efflux transporter outer membrane subunit, giving the protein MKLSRTLPLLPLLPLAVALNGCMNVGPNYALPQQALVNAPLANAPIEGADAALTTRRNVPPVWWKLYDDPVLNRLVDEALQSNTDLRVAAANLARSREALGVAQAQGGFSGKASAVIERAQESAEQYLLTEKLPVVNEGDIGISVSYEIDLFGKLRRGVEAAQADSESVQAAADLARITVVADVVRSYVEQCSAADELRIAQQSLALQKQRVDVSRRLRDAGRGNQPDVTRGQTQVDTLSADIPRYTARRKIAQYRLAALLTRAPSDLPPAVLACDRPPQIRQPIPIGDGAALLKRRPDVREAERQLAASTARIGVATGALYPTVSIGASAGLTGVLEDLGTSPTARWGFGPLISWTFPANGARGRVREAQASSQVALAKFDGVVLTALRETETSLATYASDYARADALRAAVKSAAASADETHRLYLAGRESFISDLDATRTLTSTKSQAAAAEGQVAIDQVNLFLALGGGWEIDPQSASGGSPPAATVPVKAAPTAAAAKAP
- a CDS encoding efflux RND transporter periplasmic adaptor subunit, which produces MKKTWFSVGQILLTLIVVAAAALVLWKLVDYYMFAPWTRDGHVRADVIQVAPDISGLISSVEVVDNQQVKQGQVLFVIDQARYTLALRQAQATAQQRRATLDQARREDARNRKLGNLVAAEVSEESRSRVEQGEAALADANVAIDTARLNLQRATIMSPVDGYLNDRAPRAGEFVAAGRAVVSVVDMHSFRVDGYFEETKLRGIDIGQPVDIKVMGEPNVLRGHVQSIVAGIEDRDRTQGSNLLPNVNPAFSWVRLAQRIPVRVALDEVPADFRMIAGRTATVSVRDLAPAGRKHPEAGASGAVAASGAAGSSSASSAPASSSVTSAVPVASAAQPASAAVISGASQ
- a CDS encoding DUF1656 domain-containing protein, giving the protein MIGEIDIFGVFVPAVLVLMLLAYLINLAIRTVLTRVGFYRFVWHRSIFDLGIYVLVLGLVVVVSHRLIT
- a CDS encoding FUSC family protein, which translates into the protein MVYPSLRDWLFSVKTFAAAMIALYIGLALELPRPYWAMATVYIVSNPFVGATRSKAIYRALGTMLGASAAVLLVPPFVESPYLFSVIVALWTGTLLYLAVSDRTARSYVFLLAGYTMPIIALPSVTNPTGVFDLAVSRTEEITLGIVCASIVGSALFPSRLAPTIIERTDTWFRDAAFYATETLSGRIAGSAISGARQRLAATINGLELLLSQLAYDHTRPDILARAHELRGRMQLLLPIMSALADPLIALYNSSRQTWPDGLESLLADLIKWFNEPMPAVSEGYHPDPTADALRERIAAMQPPPSALAGWDGALLSNALWRMKQVIDVWQDCRSLRVIITLEEGSWRPRFRHWRLGGTERFYDRGIMLFSTGSAAAAVILACSLWISSGWNDGAGAVTLAAVACCFFAALDEPAPFVFRFFVATAISVVAAGVYLFVVLPHVHDFPMLVIMFAAPFIFVGTLIPRPQFNLATVLVAVNTATFISIQDAYDANFLVFMNSNLAGLAGLLYAYLWTRVTRPFGAELAAARLLRSSWADVALTASTRPIEDPRNLAARMVDRLMQLIPRLAATDDHRHPSIESFRDLRIAFNALDLRRLTHKLGGEAPAAIDHVLDDVRRYYESCVARRKREPVPESLMSSIDAAVARVTAQGLANAGAPGATSQTSARQLRDALHALVGLRLSLFPATLMLPKRPEPEAAS